From the genome of Nostoc sp. C052, one region includes:
- a CDS encoding IS701 family transposase, with product MVEPRSPIKTVKCVDEYCLWYKNLFSDVRNFEAFKYLHIGCISDLKRKSLPEIAKIVGLDNYQGLHHFLTTSSWEVEQLRTLRLQLILEVLKGKPIILIIDETGDKKKGNTTDYVKRQYIGNLGKVENGIVAVTAYGVFCGMTFPLLFEVYKPREKLKPGDKYLTKPQIGAMLIRKLQLMGFKFNLVLADSLYGESGANFISVLDELELNYLVAIRLNHSVELLPRQHIQYLKWHRFKRVFSDLSSENRFTREIIHGKRGEHRYWQITTDTDTLPGNSTWYVMSKYPDITPREVGNFYGLRTWVEYGLKQSKNELGWADYRFTRYEDIERWWEIVCSAYLLVSLHSESLHPSLPDSQSTFASHPWWNNGKGWKNILNNLRLVIQPFILFNLIYPWLTVFHIPQLSLGFYKLQAIVYRLTSPIFLFLTHPDFYFSSA from the coding sequence ATGGTAGAGCCTCGTTCACCCATAAAAACCGTCAAGTGTGTGGATGAATATTGCTTGTGGTATAAAAACCTGTTTTCAGATGTTAGGAATTTTGAAGCTTTCAAATATCTACATATAGGATGTATTTCTGATTTAAAACGGAAAAGTCTACCTGAAATAGCGAAAATTGTCGGGCTAGATAATTATCAAGGACTACATCATTTCTTAACTACGTCATCTTGGGAAGTAGAACAGTTAAGAACTTTGCGATTGCAACTAATTTTAGAGGTACTAAAAGGAAAACCAATCATTTTAATTATTGATGAGACAGGAGATAAAAAGAAAGGTAATACCACAGATTATGTCAAACGCCAGTATATAGGCAATTTAGGAAAAGTAGAGAATGGCATTGTGGCAGTCACAGCTTACGGTGTATTTTGCGGAATGACATTTCCACTACTATTTGAAGTATACAAACCTCGTGAAAAATTAAAGCCCGGAGATAAGTATCTTACCAAGCCTCAAATCGGGGCAATGCTAATACGAAAACTACAATTGATGGGTTTCAAATTTAACTTGGTATTAGCTGATAGTCTATATGGTGAAAGTGGCGCAAATTTTATATCAGTATTAGATGAACTAGAGTTAAATTATTTAGTAGCAATTCGCTTAAATCATTCTGTAGAGCTACTTCCAAGACAACACATCCAATATTTAAAGTGGCATCGATTCAAACGAGTCTTTTCTGACTTGAGCAGTGAAAATCGATTTACTCGTGAAATAATTCACGGAAAACGTGGAGAACATAGATATTGGCAAATTACCACAGATACAGATACATTACCTGGAAACTCTACTTGGTATGTAATGAGTAAATACCCAGACATTACCCCAAGGGAAGTTGGAAATTTCTATGGTTTAAGAACATGGGTAGAATATGGTTTAAAGCAGAGTAAGAATGAATTAGGCTGGGCAGATTATCGCTTTACTCGCTATGAAGATATTGAGCGATGGTGGGAGATTGTATGTAGTGCTTACCTCTTGGTTAGCCTTCATTCAGAATCCCTACATCCTTCACTCCCAGATTCTCAATCAACTTTTGCTTCTCATCCCTGGTGGAATAATGGTAAAGGTTGGAAGAATATTTTGAATAATCTGCGTTTAGTTATTCAACCTTTTATTCTATTTAACCTCATATATCCCTGGTTAACAGTTTTTCATATTCCTCAACTGTCTCTGGGCTTTTATAAGCTTCAAGCTATCGTTTATAGGCTAACTTCACCAATTTTTCTATTCCTAACTCACCCTGATTTCTATTTTTCCTCCGCCTAA
- a CDS encoding IS630 family transposase (programmed frameshift), producing the protein MKNFLLEQQEKSDRIAILTEFIHSHPEARELKRAIAVKMALQGEPYSKFTKLLGMNKSCITNWKQRFEAQGLDGIKLGYKGAKSYLTTEQHTEIITWLRVKDYCNIDELVSYLDENYGVIYQSKQSYYELLSSAHISWKKSQKINPNFNPDLVKIKREEIIFFLTENKAEIESGQLVVFFLDECHFLANDVCGYVWGKTDIRIEIPIKNVKDKQTYFGALDYQTQEFIVQEYPAGNSSSTVDFIKYLQNQRPGKRIALIWDGASYHRSDEVKKFLASVNEGATSSSEWQITCIRFAPNAPEQNPVEDVWLQAKNFLRKFWPVCKSFSVVKWLFKFFTNYQEFDFPKLHQYEPCSDLK; encoded by the exons ATGAAGAACTTTTTATTAGAACAACAAGAAAAATCAGACAGAATAGCAATCTTAACAGAGTTTATTCACAGTCATCCAGAAGCCAGGGAACTTAAACGGGCAATAGCAGTAAAAATGGCGTTACAGGGTGAACCATACTCTAAGTTTACTAAACTTTTGGGAATGAATAAGTCTTGTATTACAAATTGGAAACAAAGATTTGAAGCTCAAGGACTAGACGGTATCAAGCTAGGTTATAAAGGTGCTAAGAGTTATTTAACAACAGAACAACACACAGAAATTATCACCTGGTTGAGAGTCAAAGATTATTGCAATATAGATGAATTAGTCAGTTATTTAGATGAGAATTATGGTGTGATTTATCAATCCAAACAAAGCTACTATGAACTCCTATCATCAGCTCATATTAGTTGGAAGAAATCTCAGAAAATCAACCCGAATTTCAATCCAGATTTGGTCAAAATCAAAAGGGAAGAAATCATA TTTTTTTTGACTGAAAACAAAGCTGAGATTGAATCAGGGCAACTAGTTGTCTTTTTTCTAGATGAGTGCCACTTCCTCGCAAATGATGTCTGTGGATATGTTTGGGGTAAAACAGATATTAGAATTGAGATTCCTATCAAAAATGTTAAAGACAAACAAACTTATTTCGGAGCATTAGATTATCAAACACAAGAGTTTATCGTTCAAGAGTATCCAGCAGGAAATTCATCAAGTACAGTAGATTTCATTAAGTATCTACAAAATCAACGTCCAGGAAAAAGAATTGCTTTAATTTGGGATGGAGCTAGTTATCATAGATCGGACGAGGTTAAAAAGTTTTTGGCATCTGTTAACGAGGGCGCTACTTCTTCATCGGAGTGGCAAATTACTTGTATTCGATTTGCACCCAATGCACCCGAACAAAACCCAGTAGAAGATGTTTGGTTACAAGCCAAAAACTTTTTGAGGAAGTTTTGGCCTGTTTGCAAATCTTTTTCTGTTGTCAAATGGCTATTTAAGTTCTTTACCAATTACCAAGAATTTGACTTTCCCAAGCTGCATCAGTATGAACCCTGTTCGGATCTCAAATAG
- a CDS encoding IS110 family transposase, with protein sequence MKLPPNQGHNQPVLTEKVSSTLEEINQNAAGIDLGGGEHWVCVPADRTDKNVRRFGCFTPDLIAMVDWLIECRVDTVAMEATGVYWIPVFQILEAKGFEVKLVNAHHVKTVPGRKTDVLDCQWLQKLHTYGLLSGSFRPQDQVCVLRSYIRQRDSLIKSASTHVQRMQKALIQMNLHLHKVISDVTGLTGMKIIKAIVAGEQDPQVLATLKDPRIKSSTADIAKALTGDYRREHLFVLQQELTLYEVYQQQISAIDAEIEKCLASFQPQTLDEPPTTPKKRRKKPTANHPNFDLHKYLYRMAGVDFTLINGLDALTVQTILSEVGLDPKRFPTVKHFTSWLGLCPGQKVTGGKVKSSKTRTVVNRAANAFRMAAFSLTHSRSALGGFYRRLRSRLGAPKAITATAHKLARLFYRMWITAGQYSDPGMDYYEQKYQELILKHLQQKAQAFGLELIPISDSTQCVS encoded by the coding sequence ATGAAATTGCCACCAAATCAAGGTCATAACCAGCCTGTACTTACGGAAAAAGTATCATCAACGTTAGAAGAAATTAACCAAAATGCAGCAGGAATAGACCTTGGTGGTGGAGAACATTGGGTTTGTGTACCCGCAGATAGAACTGACAAAAATGTTCGCAGATTCGGATGTTTTACCCCTGATTTAATTGCAATGGTCGATTGGTTAATAGAATGCCGTGTAGATACAGTAGCAATGGAAGCCACAGGAGTTTATTGGATTCCAGTGTTTCAAATCTTAGAAGCCAAGGGTTTTGAGGTCAAATTAGTCAATGCTCATCACGTAAAAACAGTACCTGGTCGCAAAACAGATGTGTTAGACTGCCAGTGGTTACAAAAGTTACATACTTATGGACTACTGTCTGGTTCTTTCCGCCCACAAGACCAAGTTTGTGTGCTACGCAGTTATATCCGTCAGCGAGACAGCTTAATCAAGAGTGCTAGTACCCATGTACAACGGATGCAAAAAGCACTTATCCAGATGAATTTACATCTTCACAAAGTCATCAGTGATGTCACGGGTTTGACCGGAATGAAGATTATTAAAGCCATCGTCGCTGGCGAACAAGACCCACAAGTTTTAGCCACACTCAAAGATCCACGCATCAAAAGCAGCACAGCAGATATTGCTAAGGCATTAACTGGTGATTATCGTCGTGAACATTTATTTGTCCTCCAGCAAGAATTAACCTTATATGAGGTTTACCAACAACAGATTAGTGCTATTGACGCTGAAATTGAAAAATGTTTAGCATCTTTTCAACCTCAGACTTTAGATGAACCGCCAACAACGCCAAAAAAACGTCGGAAAAAACCGACTGCAAATCACCCAAATTTTGACTTGCATAAGTATCTTTATCGGATGGCAGGAGTAGACTTTACACTGATTAATGGTCTTGATGCTTTAACTGTTCAAACCATTTTATCTGAAGTGGGATTAGACCCAAAACGCTTTCCCACAGTTAAACACTTCACATCTTGGTTGGGTTTATGTCCTGGTCAAAAAGTGACTGGTGGTAAGGTTAAAAGCTCTAAAACTCGTACTGTTGTCAATCGTGCTGCCAATGCTTTCCGCATGGCTGCTTTTTCTCTGACTCACAGTCGTTCTGCGTTGGGTGGGTTTTATCGCCGTTTACGTTCTCGCTTGGGCGCACCCAAAGCCATTACTGCTACTGCTCACAAACTGGCTCGTTTATTTTACCGGATGTGGATCACTGCTGGGCAATATTCTGATCCTGGTATGGACTACTATGAGCAAAAATACCAGGAACTGATTCTCAAACACCTTCAGCAAAAAGCTCAGGCTTTTGGTTTGGAACTTATCCCTATTTCTGACTCAACGCAATGTGTTTCTTGA
- a CDS encoding IS110 family transposase, producing MAKKRQSPNQASKLDPIHPNAAGIDIGAQNHWVCVPSGRANECVRRFGCYTADLYGIADWLTESGVETVAMESTGVYWIPLFQILETRGFEVKLVNAHHVKTLPGRKTDVLDCQWLQQLHSYGLLSGSFRPEDEICVLRSYIRQRDSLIRSASVHIQRMQKALTQMNIQLHQAVSDITGTTGMAIIRAIVAGEHDPKVLAAKKHHRVKRSEAEIAAALNGDYRKEHLFVLQQELHLYDVYQSQIAECDRHIEKCLSQFNDKIDISQLPLSPPKHTRHKPQGNEPAFDLRTHLYRMSGVDFTRVDGLGVLTVQIILSEVGLDPSRFPTVKHFTSWLGLCPGSRITGGKIKSSQTRPVVNRAANAFRMAAQTAGKSNSALGAFYRRLRSRLGSPKAITATAHKIARIFYRLWTTGGDYTDPGMDYYEQHYRERMVNNLHKKAQAFGFELIPQSSENLVS from the coding sequence ATGGCGAAAAAACGGCAATCTCCCAATCAAGCATCTAAACTAGATCCGATTCACCCAAATGCTGCTGGTATTGATATTGGTGCCCAAAATCATTGGGTATGTGTGCCATCAGGACGTGCCAACGAATGTGTGAGACGTTTTGGTTGTTATACGGCTGATTTGTACGGGATCGCAGATTGGTTAACTGAGTCTGGGGTTGAGACTGTGGCAATGGAATCAACAGGTGTGTACTGGATTCCGTTGTTTCAAATTTTGGAGACTCGTGGCTTTGAGGTCAAGCTGGTCAATGCTCACCACGTCAAAACTCTACCTGGTCGCAAAACAGATGTTTTAGACTGTCAATGGCTGCAACAGTTGCACAGTTATGGATTGTTGTCAGGTTCTTTTCGCCCGGAAGATGAAATTTGTGTTTTGCGTAGCTACATTCGCCAACGCGATAGTCTCATCAGAAGTGCCAGTGTACATATCCAACGGATGCAGAAAGCTTTAACTCAAATGAACATACAACTGCATCAAGCTGTTAGCGATATTACAGGCACTACAGGTATGGCAATCATACGAGCTATCGTCGCTGGTGAACATGATCCAAAAGTTCTTGCAGCTAAAAAACATCATCGCGTCAAACGTAGTGAAGCAGAGATTGCAGCTGCGCTTAATGGTGATTACCGAAAAGAACATTTGTTTGTCTTGCAACAAGAGTTACATCTCTATGATGTCTACCAATCCCAAATCGCTGAATGTGACCGCCACATTGAGAAATGCTTAAGTCAATTTAACGACAAAATTGATATTTCCCAGTTGCCCCTTTCTCCACCAAAGCATACTCGCCATAAACCTCAAGGTAATGAACCTGCATTTGATTTGCGTACTCATCTTTACCGCATGAGTGGAGTAGATTTTACTCGTGTTGACGGTCTTGGTGTCCTGACAGTACAAATAATCCTATCAGAGGTTGGTTTAGATCCCAGTCGATTCCCTACAGTTAAACATTTTACCTCTTGGCTTGGCCTTTGTCCTGGCAGTCGCATTACTGGTGGCAAAATTAAAAGTTCTCAGACTCGTCCAGTCGTCAACCGTGCAGCCAATGCTTTCCGCATGGCAGCACAAACTGCTGGAAAAAGTAATTCTGCTTTGGGTGCGTTTTATCGTCGCTTACGTTCTCGACTTGGCTCTCCTAAAGCTATTACTGCTACCGCTCATAAGATTGCCCGGATTTTTTACAGACTTTGGACAACCGGAGGAGATTATACCGATCCTGGTATGGATTATTATGAGCAACATTATCGTGAGCGAATGGTTAATAATCTCCACAAAAAAGCCCAGGCTTTTGGTTTTGAGTTGATTCCTCAGTCCTCAGAAAATCTGGTTTCTTAG
- a CDS encoding CHAT domain-containing protein, with product MFNFWISEILIYIAWVISNFSNLICQFPLGNKASNIEIAITCYKIALSIYIYIDPPYWAMTQVNLGEAYRRRIKGDNSDNLEQAIATCTEALEILTRKDFPQYWAMAHNNRGNAYAQRVRGDKAENLEQAITAYTNALEILTRKDFPQYWSRMQYSLGLAYSKRINGDKTENLEQAITAYTNALEILTRKNFPQEWVMIQANLGNAYAQRVRGNKAENLEQAITAYTNALEILTRKNFPQEWVMIQANLGNAYAQRVRGNKAENLEQAITACTAALEILNREDFSKEWVMIQAILGETYRNRIRGDKAENLEQAITACKKAQLIYIRDNFPQEWAMVQANLGNAYVQRISGNKAANLEQAITAHTEALEIYTRAGFPQQWAMIQISLGDAYRSRIRGDKAANLEQAITACTAALEICTREDFPQEWAMIQLNLGIVYYKRIRGDKAENLEQAITACTEALKIYTKADFPQEWVKTQNNLGLVYSERIREDKAENLEQAIITYTVALEVCTRASFPQEWAMIQLNLGIVYYKRIRGDKAENLEQAIIAYTAALEIFTRADAPQAWASIQNNLGEAYRDRIRGDKAANLEQAIAACTAGLEIYNQVDFPEENVHILYNLGLVYQKTQQLNLAYTSFAAAIETVEGLREEIVSGDDTKRKQAEEWNRIYIGIVEVCIESGNITQAVEYVERSKTRNLVESILNKDFKTIFPLEVVIQLEQIRDEITISQYNIQNGRANDPKILSENLQKLRRQRNDLQNKYLPVGYSFKLDSFLKTLDAKTAVIQWYLTPKKIIAFVIKSQGQEINVWQSQLEDRQNLSKFVSKYLQNYFYTKDKWHTQLDEEIKKLSSLLYIDEILDKFLKNCDQLILIPHLFLHLFPLHAIPKISQDSQDSPCIQDLFVGGVSYAPSCQLLQLLQKRQRHDFQSLFVIQNPTEDLIYTDLEVDNILNFFSSHQLFSYKQATKATLLQQISQLKKANCLHFSCHGSFNFNSPQDSCLKLAGSVDENGCLDLSQCLTLDNLFEQDFQLDNCRLVILSACETGLIDFTNRSDEYISLTSGFLYAGSTSVVSSLWTVNDFSTAFLMIKFLQNLKAAMADNGNFSVGVELQKAQIWLRDATTAELQAWVSKLQLTPEQAENIESSLDWFDSDEQPFENPYWWAAFCAIG from the coding sequence ATGTTTAATTTTTGGATTAGTGAGATTTTAATATATATCGCTTGGGTTATTAGTAATTTTAGCAACCTGATTTGCCAGTTTCCTTTGGGCAATAAAGCCAGTAATATTGAAATTGCTATAACTTGCTATAAAATTGCTTTAAGTATTTATATTTATATTGATCCTCCATATTGGGCAATGACGCAGGTTAATTTGGGAGAAGCCTATCGACGTAGAATTAAGGGAGATAACTCAGATAACTTAGAACAGGCAATCGCAACTTGCACAGAGGCACTCGAAATCCTTACTAGAAAAGATTTTCCTCAATATTGGGCAATGGCACACAATAACCGAGGGAATGCTTACGCACAAAGAGTCAGAGGAGATAAGGCAGAGAACTTAGAACAGGCGATTACAGCTTACACAAATGCGCTAGAAATCCTTACTAGAAAAGATTTTCCTCAATATTGGTCAAGGATGCAATATAGTCTAGGTCTTGCTTACTCAAAAAGAATCAACGGGGATAAGACTGAGAATTTAGAACAGGCGATTACAGCTTACACAAATGCGTTAGAAATCCTTACTAGAAAAAATTTTCCCCAAGAATGGGTAATGATTCAAGCTAATCTGGGAAATGCTTACGCACAAAGAGTTAGGGGAAATAAGGCAGAGAATCTAGAACAGGCGATTACAGCTTACACAAATGCGTTAGAAATCCTTACTAGAAAAAATTTTCCCCAAGAATGGGTAATGATTCAAGCTAATCTGGGAAATGCTTACGCACAAAGAGTTAGGGGAAATAAGGCAGAGAATTTAGAACAGGCGATTACAGCTTGTACAGCAGCACTTGAAATCTTGAATCGAGAAGATTTTTCCAAAGAATGGGTAATGATTCAAGCTATTCTGGGGGAAACTTACCGAAATAGAATTAGAGGAGACAAGGCAGAGAATCTAGAACAGGCGATTACAGCTTGTAAAAAAGCGCAACTAATCTACATCCGAGACAATTTCCCCCAAGAATGGGCAATGGTTCAAGCTAATCTGGGAAATGCTTACGTACAAAGAATCAGCGGAAATAAGGCAGCGAACTTAGAACAGGCAATTACAGCTCATACGGAGGCACTCGAAATCTACACTAGAGCAGGTTTTCCTCAACAATGGGCAATGATTCAGATTAGTCTAGGAGACGCTTACCGAAGTAGAATCAGAGGAGATAAGGCAGCGAATTTAGAACAGGCGATTACAGCTTGTACAGCAGCACTCGAAATCTGTACTAGAGAAGATTTTCCCCAAGAATGGGCAATGATTCAACTTAATCTGGGTATTGTTTACTACAAGAGAATTAGAGGAGATAAAGCAGAGAACTTAGAACAGGCGATCACAGCTTGCACGGAGGCACTCAAAATCTATACTAAAGCAGATTTTCCTCAAGAATGGGTGAAGACCCAAAATAATTTGGGTCTTGTTTACTCAGAAAGAATTAGGGAAGATAAGGCAGAGAACTTAGAACAGGCAATTATAACTTACACAGTAGCACTCGAAGTCTGCACTAGAGCAAGTTTTCCCCAAGAATGGGCAATGATTCAACTTAATCTGGGTATTGTTTACTACAAAAGAATTAGAGGAGATAAGGCAGAGAACTTAGAACAGGCGATTATAGCTTACACAGCAGCACTCGAAATCTTTACTAGAGCAGATGCTCCCCAAGCTTGGGCAAGCATACAAAATAATCTAGGAGAAGCTTACCGAGATAGAATCAGGGGAGATAAGGCAGCAAATTTAGAACAAGCAATCGCAGCTTGCACAGCAGGACTCGAAATCTACAACCAAGTAGACTTTCCTGAAGAGAATGTTCATATCTTATATAATCTTGGTCTTGTCTATCAAAAGACGCAACAACTTAACCTAGCTTACACTAGCTTTGCAGCAGCAATAGAAACAGTCGAAGGTTTACGAGAAGAAATTGTTTCTGGGGATGACACAAAACGCAAACAAGCTGAAGAATGGAATAGAATTTATATAGGAATAGTAGAAGTTTGTATAGAATCTGGCAATATTACTCAAGCTGTTGAATATGTTGAACGTAGTAAAACCCGTAATTTAGTTGAAAGTATTCTTAATAAAGATTTTAAAACGATTTTCCCTTTGGAAGTTGTTATACAATTAGAACAAATTCGGGATGAAATCACTATTAGTCAGTATAACATTCAGAATGGCAGAGCTAATGATCCTAAGATTTTAAGCGAGAATCTTCAAAAATTGCGACGGCAGCGCAATGATTTACAAAACAAATATCTGCCTGTTGGTTATAGTTTTAAACTTGACTCATTTCTTAAAACTTTAGATGCCAAAACAGCAGTTATACAATGGTATTTAACGCCTAAAAAAATTATTGCTTTTGTTATCAAATCTCAAGGGCAAGAAATTAATGTTTGGCAATCCCAACTAGAAGATAGACAAAATCTAAGTAAATTTGTAAGTAAATATTTACAAAATTATTTTTATACAAAAGATAAGTGGCATACTCAGCTAGATGAAGAAATCAAAAAATTATCATCTCTTCTATACATTGATGAAATATTAGATAAGTTCCTCAAAAATTGCGATCAACTCATATTAATTCCACATCTATTTTTACATTTATTTCCCCTTCATGCAATTCCAAAAATAAGCCAAGATTCTCAAGATTCGCCTTGTATTCAGGATTTATTTGTTGGTGGCGTGAGTTATGCACCCAGTTGTCAACTACTGCAATTATTACAAAAGCGGCAACGTCATGATTTTCAATCCTTGTTTGTGATTCAAAACCCCACAGAAGACCTTATTTATACCGACTTAGAAGTAGACAATATTTTAAATTTCTTCTCCTCTCATCAGTTATTTTCCTACAAACAAGCTACAAAAGCGACACTACTTCAACAAATATCACAGCTAAAGAAGGCAAACTGTTTACATTTTTCTTGTCACGGTTCATTTAACTTTAACTCACCCCAAGATTCTTGCTTAAAGCTGGCAGGGAGTGTGGATGAAAATGGTTGCTTAGATTTAAGTCAATGCCTAACCTTAGATAATTTATTTGAACAAGATTTTCAGCTAGATAATTGTCGTCTTGTCATCCTATCCGCTTGTGAAACAGGCTTAATTGATTTCACAAACAGAAGTGATGAATACATCAGTTTGACTAGTGGATTTCTCTATGCTGGTAGCACCAGTGTAGTGAGTAGTCTGTGGACAGTAAATGATTTCTCCACTGCATTTTTGATGATTAAATTCTTGCAAAATCTCAAAGCTGCTATGGCTGATAATGGAAATTTTTCAGTAGGAGTCGAACTCCAAAAAGCACAGATTTGGCTACGAGATGCGACTACAGCCGAATTACAGGCATGGGTAAGTAAACTACAATTAACACCAGAGCAAGCTGAAAATATAGAGTCAAGCCTAGACTGGTTTGATTCTGATGAGCAACCATTTGAAAATCCCTATTGGTGGGCAGCCTTTTGTGCTATTGGTTAA